The proteins below are encoded in one region of Maribacter aestuarii:
- a CDS encoding aminotransferase class I/II-fold pyridoxal phosphate-dependent enzyme — protein sequence MVVNVDSFPGRELMIAGMPHLYFGGTAYLGLQQYPEFQELFIENIKRYGTNYSASRISNVRLPVFETVEAHLAKTVQSEACMTFSSGYLAGQFISKFLQDKHHKFFYTPNTHSAVHQKRPKSYVTYSSLLFALERHLSASKLVTPVIFLDAIDFSGANYPDFQGLKNLPLNECILVVDDSHGIGVVGKNGQGVYATLKKFNPKKLFVCCSLGKGLGIQAGAIFGDKSDINSMMATPFFGGASPASPACMNTYLQAQNIYKDRRKVLNKNIQMFLKEVHHLEKFRFMPNHSVFSFHNPELVKFLKKHHMIITDFNYPNEASKALSRIVISAAHQSEDIKKLVATLNTFYS from the coding sequence ATGGTAGTAAACGTAGATTCCTTTCCAGGTCGGGAACTAATGATAGCAGGTATGCCGCATCTCTATTTTGGGGGAACGGCGTATTTAGGTTTGCAACAATACCCAGAATTCCAGGAGTTATTCATTGAAAACATCAAAAGATATGGCACTAATTACAGTGCCTCCAGAATATCCAACGTGCGCTTACCTGTTTTCGAGACTGTCGAGGCCCACTTGGCTAAAACCGTACAAAGTGAGGCGTGTATGACCTTCTCGTCTGGCTACTTAGCTGGACAGTTCATATCCAAATTTCTACAGGACAAACATCACAAATTCTTTTATACACCTAACACACACTCTGCGGTTCATCAAAAAAGACCAAAATCCTATGTTACGTATTCTAGCCTATTATTTGCGTTAGAGAGGCATTTATCTGCCTCCAAGTTGGTGACACCGGTGATTTTTTTAGATGCCATTGATTTTTCAGGAGCAAATTACCCTGATTTTCAGGGCCTAAAAAACTTGCCCTTAAACGAATGCATACTGGTTGTGGATGATTCTCATGGTATCGGCGTGGTTGGAAAAAATGGGCAGGGGGTATATGCCACCTTGAAAAAATTTAACCCGAAAAAGCTTTTCGTCTGTTGTTCCTTGGGTAAAGGTCTGGGCATACAAGCTGGAGCAATTTTTGGTGACAAAAGCGATATTAACTCCATGATGGCCACTCCATTTTTTGGGGGTGCCAGTCCTGCAAGTCCGGCGTGTATGAATACCTATCTCCAAGCACAAAACATTTATAAGGATAGAAGGAAGGTCTTGAACAAGAACATTCAAATGTTTTTAAAGGAAGTCCATCACTTGGAAAAGTTTAGATTCATGCCTAACCATTCCGTATTTTCTTTTCATAATCCGGAACTCGTCAAGTTTTTAAAAAAGCACCATATGATAATTACTGATTTTAATTATCCGAACGAGGCATCTAAAGCATTGAGCCGAATCGTCATTTCTGCAGCCCATCAATCTGAAGATATTAAAAAGCTAGTAGCTACGCTAAATACCTTCTATTCATAA
- a CDS encoding thioredoxin domain-containing protein gives MNLLKKNNVFYFFSVPVLIVLLMSISCREQSKKTEVENYAHTNALINETSPYLLQHAHNPVDWRPWSQEALQEAKEKNKLVLVSIGYSSCHWCHVMEEETFENDSIAKLMNENFINIKVDREERPDVDQVYMTAVQLMKGNGGWPLNVITLPNGKPLYGGTYHTKNQWQKVLTEISRLYKENPEKAEEYSDMVALGIQEANLIAPSKDFEQLNEDVLTQSVENWKSTWDTEWGGDQRDEKFMLPVNLNFLLDYALLTNDKEVLKHVELTLDKISLGGIYDHVGGGFFRYSTDSQWKVPHFEKMLYDNAQALSLYSKAFKVFKKDAYKNIVLGTIAFLEREMKAKEGGYFAALDADSEGEEGKFYVWTKEELQQVLGSDFDLFSAYYNVEENKVWGNNSYVLHKSISDRAFILASSMSLADLKSYKNKWQQKLLVARSMRTRPRTDDKIITSWNSLLIKGYVDAYMAFGNPEFLGSAEELMQHIQANSYQAGKLGHSYKEGSKHIDAFLEDYTFLAHAALRLYEASLNTEYLMFGQKLMETVERNFADEASGMYTYNQDNILISKVIKTDDGVIPSPNSVMANNLFKLGHIYYEPEKITKSKEMISSIVPLFKEDAYAYANWGTLLSHIAYPYYEVAIVGKDTGIFLKEMGAKNIPNILLVGSTDSSEIALFKDRFFENDTFIYVCQDNACKLPVKTVKGALELLRPDGVEGLSPFGANNFK, from the coding sequence ATGAACCTTTTAAAAAAAAATAACGTATTCTATTTTTTTTCTGTACCCGTATTGATTGTGCTGCTCATGTCTATTTCCTGTAGGGAGCAATCAAAAAAAACGGAGGTAGAAAATTATGCCCATACTAATGCGCTTATTAACGAAACAAGTCCCTATCTGCTACAACATGCGCACAATCCGGTGGATTGGAGACCTTGGAGCCAAGAAGCCTTACAGGAAGCAAAAGAAAAGAACAAGTTAGTGCTGGTCAGTATTGGCTATTCTTCTTGCCATTGGTGCCATGTTATGGAGGAAGAAACTTTTGAAAACGATTCCATAGCGAAATTGATGAACGAAAATTTTATCAATATCAAAGTGGATCGTGAGGAACGACCAGATGTGGACCAGGTATATATGACGGCCGTTCAATTAATGAAGGGAAATGGAGGTTGGCCGTTAAACGTCATTACACTTCCCAACGGGAAACCACTCTATGGGGGTACCTATCACACTAAAAATCAATGGCAAAAAGTACTTACCGAAATCAGTAGACTGTACAAAGAAAATCCAGAAAAGGCGGAAGAGTATTCGGATATGGTGGCCCTAGGCATCCAAGAGGCAAACTTGATAGCGCCTTCAAAGGATTTTGAACAATTAAATGAGGACGTGCTTACTCAAAGTGTGGAAAATTGGAAGTCTACATGGGATACCGAATGGGGAGGCGATCAGCGAGATGAAAAATTTATGTTGCCCGTAAACTTAAATTTTTTATTGGATTATGCTTTATTAACCAATGACAAGGAAGTGCTGAAACATGTAGAACTTACCTTGGATAAGATTTCCTTGGGCGGCATCTATGACCATGTAGGAGGTGGATTCTTTAGGTATAGTACCGATTCGCAGTGGAAAGTGCCGCATTTTGAAAAAATGCTTTATGATAACGCGCAAGCGTTAAGCCTTTATTCCAAGGCATTTAAAGTCTTCAAAAAAGATGCATACAAAAACATTGTTCTGGGCACCATAGCATTTTTGGAACGTGAGATGAAGGCGAAGGAGGGTGGCTATTTTGCTGCGTTGGACGCGGATAGTGAAGGCGAAGAGGGTAAGTTTTACGTTTGGACCAAAGAAGAACTTCAACAGGTTCTTGGGAGTGATTTTGATCTTTTCTCAGCCTATTATAATGTGGAGGAGAATAAAGTTTGGGGAAATAATTCTTACGTGCTGCATAAATCGATTAGTGATAGAGCATTCATCCTGGCAAGTTCCATGAGCCTGGCCGATCTGAAAAGCTATAAAAATAAGTGGCAACAGAAATTACTGGTGGCTAGATCAATGAGAACTAGACCAAGAACCGATGACAAAATAATCACTTCTTGGAACTCTTTATTGATTAAGGGCTATGTGGATGCGTATATGGCATTTGGGAACCCCGAGTTTCTTGGGAGTGCCGAGGAGCTTATGCAGCATATCCAAGCTAATAGTTACCAAGCAGGCAAATTGGGGCATTCCTATAAAGAAGGCAGCAAACATATTGATGCATTTCTAGAAGACTACACATTTCTGGCACATGCTGCACTTAGGCTTTATGAGGCCTCCTTGAACACTGAATATTTAATGTTCGGGCAAAAGTTAATGGAAACCGTTGAAAGAAATTTTGCTGATGAAGCCTCAGGAATGTATACCTACAATCAGGACAACATACTCATTTCCAAAGTAATTAAAACTGATGACGGCGTCATCCCGTCACCAAATTCCGTGATGGCCAATAACCTTTTTAAATTAGGTCATATTTATTATGAACCGGAAAAAATCACCAAATCTAAAGAGATGATATCTTCCATCGTACCATTGTTTAAGGAAGATGCCTACGCTTATGCCAATTGGGGAACGCTTCTATCCCATATCGCCTATCCCTATTATGAGGTGGCCATTGTTGGAAAAGATACGGGAATATTTTTGAAGGAAATGGGAGCAAAGAATATCCCCAATATCCTTTTGGTCGGTAGTACGGATAGTAGTGAAATTGCGTTATTTAAAGATAGATTTTTTGAGAACGACACATTTATATATGTATGCCAAGACAATGCCTGTAAGTTACCGGTAAAAACAGTAAAAGGAGCTTTGGAGCTTTTAAGACCGGATGGCGTAGAAGGATTAAGCCCGTTTGGGGCCAACAATTTCAAATAA
- a CDS encoding arylsulfatase, with product MSLLKKSVVLLLCVGVAFSCVEAKKEPSRTSERKPNIIYILADDLGYGEIGVFRQDKIETPNIDALAKNGMVFTQHYTSAPVCAPARYMFLTGKHSGHAFIRGNHEWGDRGDVWDYKAMAKDSTLEGQHPMPENTKTLAQGLQEAGYKTGLVGKWGLGAPHTKSIPNEMGFDFFYGYNCQRQAHTYYPLHLYKNRNRVHLANDTIAPNTPFPEGADPMDDSSYSDFTLADYAPDLMFRELTDFVADNKKNPFFLYWATPIPHVALQAPQRWVDYYVDKFGPEEPYLSGGSNRYFSHKNPHAAYAAMISYLDENIGKLVQQLKDEGIYENTLIVFTSDNGPSYAGGADPEFFDSAQPFVGKYGKGKGFVYEGGIRVPTFFTWPEKINPNSESDLISSHYDMLATFYDIADMSIPKDTDGISLLSTLLSQGNQPEHEFLYWEFPEYGGQVAIRKGDWKIVRQHLKDDEQPTLELYNLAIDPTEQENVADQHPNILAEAAVIFENQHTKSEVERFEIPLLEQGLLSEK from the coding sequence ATGAGTTTGCTTAAAAAAAGTGTTGTACTGCTCCTTTGTGTTGGTGTCGCTTTTTCCTGTGTGGAGGCTAAAAAAGAACCATCGAGAACGTCTGAGAGGAAACCGAATATTATATATATCCTAGCAGATGATTTAGGTTATGGAGAAATAGGGGTTTTTAGACAAGACAAAATTGAGACACCAAATATTGATGCCTTGGCAAAAAATGGTATGGTATTTACCCAACACTACACAAGCGCTCCAGTATGCGCTCCTGCACGATATATGTTTTTGACGGGAAAACATTCTGGACACGCATTTATTAGGGGTAATCATGAATGGGGAGATAGGGGAGATGTATGGGACTATAAGGCTATGGCTAAAGATTCTACCCTAGAAGGTCAACATCCTATGCCAGAGAACACAAAAACGCTGGCACAGGGTCTTCAAGAAGCAGGATATAAAACTGGACTTGTAGGAAAATGGGGTCTTGGGGCACCACATACAAAATCAATTCCCAATGAAATGGGTTTTGATTTTTTCTATGGTTACAATTGCCAAAGACAGGCGCACACCTATTATCCCCTACATCTGTATAAAAATAGAAATAGGGTTCATTTGGCAAACGATACCATTGCGCCAAACACACCTTTTCCGGAGGGTGCAGATCCTATGGACGACAGTAGTTATTCGGATTTTACGCTGGCGGATTATGCCCCGGATTTAATGTTCCGAGAACTAACGGATTTTGTAGCGGACAATAAGAAAAATCCTTTCTTTTTGTATTGGGCAACGCCAATACCGCATGTCGCCTTACAGGCTCCTCAGCGGTGGGTAGATTACTATGTAGATAAATTTGGACCGGAAGAACCATACCTCTCAGGAGGTAGCAATCGCTATTTTTCACACAAGAATCCGCATGCCGCCTATGCAGCCATGATTTCCTATTTGGATGAAAATATAGGTAAGCTGGTACAACAACTTAAGGACGAAGGAATTTATGAAAATACATTGATTGTTTTTACATCGGATAATGGTCCCAGCTATGCGGGAGGTGCTGATCCGGAATTTTTTGATAGTGCACAGCCATTTGTCGGAAAATATGGAAAAGGAAAAGGGTTCGTCTACGAAGGTGGTATACGCGTACCCACATTTTTCACTTGGCCGGAAAAAATCAATCCGAACTCAGAAAGCGACCTTATTTCTTCGCATTACGATATGTTAGCGACATTTTATGATATCGCGGATATGAGTATTCCCAAAGACACGGATGGCATTAGCCTTTTATCGACTTTATTGTCCCAGGGAAATCAACCGGAACACGAATTTTTATATTGGGAATTTCCAGAGTACGGAGGACAGGTTGCCATACGCAAGGGAGATTGGAAGATAGTGCGACAGCATTTGAAAGATGACGAGCAACCCACACTGGAATTGTATAACCTAGCGATCGATCCTACCGAACAGGAGAATGTTGCGGACCAACATCCTAATATTCTTGCAGAAGCTGCAGTTATTTTTGAGAACCAACATACAAAATCTGAGGTCGAACGCTTTGAGATTCCTTTACTGGAGCAAGGTTTGTTGAGTGAAAAATAA
- a CDS encoding Gfo/Idh/MocA family protein, with protein sequence MKNNTDYDRNLKNTRRNFCKNTALVTGGLLLPTTSINAMYNIFDNKKLKLAVVGCGGRGTGAAIQALNADDNIELVAMADAFRDRLDGSLSNILKEMGETKKVNVPEANRFVGFEGAKKAIDLADVVILATPPGFRPQHFEYAVNAGKHIFMEKPVATDVPGVRRVLAAAKKAKENKLNVVVGLQRHYQDSYLAAMEQLKQNKIGKIVSGQVYWNSGGVWVRERQPNQTELEYQMRNWYYFNWLCGDHILEQHIHNIDVANWFIGEYPVSAQGMGGREVRTGKDHGEIFDHHFVEFTYPSGAVVAGQCRHQPDTMNRVAEFFQGTNGTVSTSGDEVSMKDWSGNNLFEHRGKDDPNPYQVEHIKLFESIRNGGVLADAENGAKSTMSAILGRMATYSGKVIKWDEAMQSDLKLAPDELSWDSPAPVQPNADGFYTIPTPGKTLVM encoded by the coding sequence ATGAAAAACAATACTGATTACGACAGGAATTTAAAGAACACTCGTAGGAACTTCTGTAAAAATACTGCGTTGGTGACAGGTGGATTATTGTTGCCCACTACCTCGATAAATGCCATGTATAATATTTTTGACAACAAGAAACTGAAACTAGCCGTGGTTGGATGTGGTGGTAGGGGTACTGGTGCTGCCATACAGGCCTTGAACGCAGATGACAACATAGAGTTAGTTGCAATGGCGGATGCTTTTCGGGATAGATTAGACGGGAGTTTGTCCAACATCTTGAAGGAAATGGGCGAAACCAAAAAAGTAAATGTGCCCGAAGCAAATAGATTTGTTGGTTTTGAAGGCGCAAAAAAGGCAATAGACTTAGCAGATGTTGTTATTCTGGCTACACCTCCAGGTTTTAGACCGCAACATTTTGAGTATGCTGTAAACGCTGGCAAACACATTTTTATGGAGAAGCCAGTGGCTACTGATGTTCCTGGGGTGAGAAGGGTCTTGGCAGCTGCTAAAAAGGCTAAGGAAAATAAATTGAATGTGGTGGTGGGTCTTCAAAGGCACTATCAGGATAGTTACCTTGCCGCAATGGAACAATTAAAGCAAAATAAGATTGGAAAGATTGTATCCGGGCAGGTTTATTGGAACAGTGGCGGCGTATGGGTGAGAGAACGACAACCTAACCAAACGGAACTCGAATACCAAATGCGAAATTGGTATTATTTCAATTGGTTATGTGGAGATCATATTTTGGAGCAGCATATTCATAATATCGATGTTGCGAATTGGTTTATCGGAGAATATCCGGTATCTGCCCAAGGTATGGGCGGTCGTGAGGTTCGTACGGGCAAGGATCATGGAGAAATATTTGACCACCATTTTGTGGAGTTCACCTACCCCAGCGGCGCGGTTGTTGCCGGTCAATGTCGCCATCAACCAGATACCATGAACCGCGTTGCCGAATTTTTTCAGGGAACAAACGGAACGGTTTCCACATCGGGAGATGAGGTGAGTATGAAGGACTGGTCAGGAAATAATCTCTTTGAGCATCGAGGGAAGGATGACCCTAATCCCTATCAAGTGGAGCATATCAAACTATTCGAATCAATAAGAAATGGTGGTGTTCTAGCTGATGCAGAAAATGGAGCAAAAAGCACAATGTCCGCTATCCTGGGAAGAATGGCCACGTATTCTGGTAAAGTCATAAAATGGGATGAAGCTATGCAATCGGATTTGAAATTAGCTCCGGATGAATTGTCCTGGGATTCACCTGCTCCGGTCCAACCTAATGCCGATGGTTTTTATACTATTCCAACGCCGGGAAAAACACTAGTAATGTAA
- a CDS encoding dipeptide epimerase, giving the protein MQISLKKYVLPLKHTFSISRESHDFQDTLIVGLLLNGQTGYGEATSNPYYQITVESMMAEIDGIRNEIEKFNFTTPEKFHAFLVSRQLTNFAICALDLAAHDLYGKLLGKSLYEVWGTKTNHYPTTNYTIGIAPIEKMVAKMKEFPWPIYKIKLGTDDDVAIVKELRKHTDAVFRVDANCAWTAKETIINAPLLKELNVEFLEQPLKADDWQGMERVMHHSVLPVMADESCIVETDVEKCGLHFSGINIKLTKCGGLTPALRMIKKGKELGLKIMVGCMTESTVGISAIAQLLPQLDYVDMDGALLLKKDIAQGVSIEADGSVVFPSLGGSGVILNQW; this is encoded by the coding sequence ATGCAAATAAGTCTTAAAAAGTACGTACTCCCACTAAAGCATACCTTCAGTATCTCTAGGGAGTCCCATGATTTTCAGGATACTCTGATCGTAGGTCTTTTGTTAAATGGGCAAACAGGATACGGGGAGGCCACCTCCAATCCCTACTATCAAATTACGGTTGAAAGTATGATGGCAGAAATTGATGGAATCCGAAATGAAATTGAAAAATTTAATTTTACCACTCCGGAAAAATTTCATGCCTTTTTGGTATCCAGACAACTGACCAATTTTGCTATTTGCGCGTTGGATTTGGCGGCACATGACCTTTACGGGAAACTTCTAGGTAAGTCTTTGTACGAGGTTTGGGGCACGAAGACCAACCACTACCCCACCACTAACTACACTATAGGCATTGCACCTATTGAAAAGATGGTAGCCAAAATGAAGGAGTTTCCTTGGCCTATTTATAAAATCAAACTAGGGACTGACGATGACGTAGCCATTGTAAAGGAGCTAAGAAAACATACCGATGCCGTATTTAGGGTAGACGCCAACTGCGCTTGGACTGCTAAGGAAACCATAATCAACGCACCGCTTTTAAAGGAATTGAACGTGGAGTTTTTAGAGCAGCCCTTAAAAGCCGACGATTGGCAGGGTATGGAAAGGGTTATGCACCATAGTGTGCTCCCGGTAATGGCCGACGAAAGCTGTATCGTGGAAACTGATGTGGAAAAATGTGGGCTTCACTTTAGCGGCATAAACATTAAGTTGACCAAATGCGGAGGACTTACCCCTGCCCTACGCATGATTAAAAAAGGGAAGGAACTGGGTCTGAAAATTATGGTGGGCTGCATGACGGAATCCACCGTAGGTATTTCTGCCATTGCCCAACTTCTACCTCAATTGGATTATGTGGACATGGATGGAGCTTTACTTTTAAAGAAGGATATTGCACAAGGGGTGAGCATAGAAGCCGATGGCAGTGTTGTTTTTCCATCACTTGGAGGAAGTGGTGTAATCTTGAACCAATGGTAG
- a CDS encoding head GIN domain-containing protein: protein MTTLVKITMAMALALFLTSCGFDVNFGDFGTGQKGNGVVVEENREVSDEFTVVSASEGLDVYVTQDDEFSISVEADENIIDLIGTDIKNGKLRIHAIENIGRATKKVFVSLPRVTSLESSSGAHLIAQNVIKSNELSVESSSGSILSLEVEANELDIDASSGANIDISGKAGEVYVDGSSGANIRAKDLLARECRADGSSGSNISVNVSESLTADASSGANISYSGDATVKTNKSVSGSVHKY, encoded by the coding sequence ATGACAACACTAGTTAAAATTACAATGGCAATGGCACTCGCCTTATTTTTAACCTCTTGTGGCTTTGACGTTAACTTTGGCGACTTTGGCACGGGACAAAAAGGAAACGGCGTAGTCGTTGAAGAAAATAGGGAAGTTAGCGATGAATTTACGGTCGTATCGGCATCGGAAGGACTGGATGTTTACGTTACCCAAGACGATGAATTCTCGATCTCCGTGGAAGCCGACGAAAATATCATAGACCTTATCGGTACGGATATCAAGAACGGAAAATTACGCATCCACGCTATAGAAAATATTGGCAGGGCAACAAAGAAAGTTTTTGTGTCTTTACCAAGGGTAACCTCTTTGGAGAGTTCTAGTGGAGCACATTTAATTGCGCAGAACGTCATTAAATCCAACGAATTGAGTGTTGAATCGAGCAGTGGATCTATCCTGAGCCTAGAAGTAGAGGCAAACGAATTGGATATTGACGCCAGTAGTGGAGCCAACATCGATATTTCCGGAAAGGCTGGCGAGGTATATGTGGATGGTAGTAGTGGAGCCAATATCAGGGCCAAGGATTTATTGGCCAGGGAATGTAGGGCAGATGGCAGTAGCGGGTCTAACATAAGCGTCAACGTATCCGAATCCCTCACAGCGGATGCCAGCAGTGGAGCAAATATCTCCTATTCCGGCGACGCCACCGTTAAAACCAACAAATCGGTTTCGGGTAGTGTACACAAATATTAA
- the trxB gene encoding thioredoxin-disulfide reductase: MSDKIERVKTLIIGSGPAGYTAAIYAARADLKPLMYTGMEPGGQLTTTTEVDNFPGYPEGIDGPTMMIQLQQQAERFGTEVRIGMITAVEFSKEVGGIHKVTADNDKVIEAETIIIATGASAKYLNIPSEQRLRGGGVSACAVCDGFFYKGQDVAIVGAGDTAAEEASYLANICNKVTMLVRKDHMRASKAMQHRVNSLKNIEIRYNTEVDEVLGDQVVEGLRMVNNQTGEKEEISITGLFIAIGHKPNTDIFKGQLDMDETGYLITKGKSTKTNLPGVFASGDAQDKEYRQAVTAAGTGCMAALDAERYLASIGSVEEAVADQYNIS, from the coding sequence ATGTCAGATAAGATAGAACGAGTTAAAACATTGATAATTGGGTCCGGACCTGCAGGTTATACAGCAGCTATTTATGCCGCGAGAGCCGATTTGAAACCATTGATGTATACAGGAATGGAGCCTGGCGGACAACTAACGACTACTACAGAGGTGGACAATTTTCCAGGATATCCTGAAGGAATTGACGGGCCAACCATGATGATACAGCTTCAACAGCAAGCGGAACGTTTTGGAACCGAAGTGCGTATTGGTATGATCACCGCAGTTGAATTCAGTAAGGAAGTTGGAGGTATCCATAAGGTCACCGCGGATAACGATAAAGTAATAGAGGCAGAGACCATTATTATTGCTACGGGTGCCAGCGCGAAGTATCTGAATATACCTAGCGAACAAAGATTGCGTGGGGGTGGAGTTTCTGCCTGTGCTGTCTGTGACGGATTCTTTTATAAGGGACAGGACGTTGCTATAGTTGGGGCTGGGGATACCGCAGCGGAAGAGGCCTCTTATTTGGCCAATATCTGTAATAAGGTTACGATGCTAGTCCGAAAGGACCATATGAGGGCCTCCAAAGCAATGCAGCATCGGGTGAACAGTCTTAAGAATATTGAGATTAGATATAATACAGAGGTTGACGAGGTTCTTGGAGATCAGGTTGTAGAGGGCTTGCGAATGGTGAACAATCAGACTGGTGAGAAAGAGGAAATTTCCATTACGGGATTGTTCATTGCCATCGGCCATAAGCCCAATACGGATATCTTTAAGGGGCAGCTAGATATGGACGAAACAGGATATTTGATTACTAAGGGAAAATCTACCAAAACGAACTTGCCTGGAGTTTTTGCATCTGGAGACGCGCAGGACAAAGAGTACAGACAAGCGGTAACTGCCGCAGGAACTGGATGCATGGCAGCCTTGGATGCCGAGCGTTATTTAGCATCCATAGGTTCTGTTGAAGAAGCGGTAGCGGATCAGTACAATATTTCATAA
- a CDS encoding formylglycine-generating enzyme family protein — MIKREATTVILLLFIGSVLLGCKERKEKKVGPSATSETSTEVTDNQTAAPVLVSQPEGVQTPVNMVWIPGGELMQGAVAQDKMAMDHEKPAISVTVDGFFMDATEVTNAQFAKFVAETDYITVAERAIDWDELKKQVPEGTEKPHDSILKPGALTFKKTKSSVPNFYDFSQWWKWTIGANWKHPNGPDSNIIGKENYPVVQVAYKDALAYCDWAGRRLPTEAEWERAARGGNIDTTYFWGDDSSKLNLMANTWEGEFPVVNTKMDGFELRAPVKSYPPNNYGLYDMAGNVWEWTSDWYNHNYYKDISTGDAILRNPMGASGPYTPNNPYAKEKVMKGGSFLCSASYCASYRISARMGSSMDSSLEHLGFRTVATVDMLTE; from the coding sequence ATGATAAAAAGAGAAGCCACTACCGTCATACTGCTTTTATTTATTGGATCAGTACTTCTGGGATGCAAAGAGCGCAAAGAAAAAAAAGTAGGGCCATCGGCTACCTCGGAAACATCGACTGAGGTAACCGACAATCAGACTGCTGCCCCTGTTTTGGTCAGCCAACCGGAAGGTGTACAAACTCCTGTAAATATGGTTTGGATTCCCGGAGGTGAGCTCATGCAAGGCGCTGTAGCTCAGGATAAAATGGCCATGGACCACGAAAAACCTGCCATTAGTGTAACGGTCGATGGTTTCTTTATGGATGCTACCGAAGTGACGAATGCGCAATTTGCCAAATTCGTTGCCGAAACTGATTATATCACGGTGGCGGAAAGAGCTATTGATTGGGACGAACTAAAAAAACAGGTCCCCGAAGGAACGGAAAAACCCCATGATTCCATTCTTAAACCCGGAGCTTTAACCTTTAAGAAAACTAAAAGCTCGGTTCCTAACTTCTACGATTTCTCTCAGTGGTGGAAATGGACCATTGGGGCAAACTGGAAACATCCAAATGGACCGGATAGTAATATCATTGGTAAAGAAAATTACCCCGTGGTACAAGTGGCCTATAAAGATGCCTTGGCCTATTGCGATTGGGCCGGCCGGCGTTTACCAACGGAGGCGGAATGGGAGCGTGCAGCTAGGGGAGGCAATATTGACACGACTTATTTTTGGGGAGATGATAGCTCTAAACTAAATCTAATGGCAAATACCTGGGAGGGCGAGTTTCCTGTTGTGAACACCAAGATGGATGGTTTTGAATTGAGAGCTCCGGTGAAATCCTATCCCCCCAATAACTACGGCCTTTATGATATGGCCGGAAATGTTTGGGAATGGACTAGCGATTGGTACAATCATAATTATTACAAAGACATATCGACGGGTGATGCTATCCTGCGAAATCCTATGGGCGCTAGCGGACCATATACTCCTAATAATCCCTATGCGAAAGAGAAGGTGATGAAGGGAGGTTCTTTTCTATGTAGCGCTTCGTATTGTGCCAGTTATCGGATTTCTGCAAGAATGGGTTCCAGTATGGATTCTTCTTTGGAACATTTAGGGTTCAGAACGGTGGCAACCGTAGATATGTTAACTGAATAG